The sequence TAGTTATGTCCTCCGTCCTGTCCGGCTCTTTAATAATTGAAATCCAACGTATTCAAGATGTCCATCTGCGTCGGCTTCCATCCTTCTCCGTCCACCCACTCCAGATAGACTCTGTATTTCTTCGACTTGTCTTTTGTCGAGACGATGCCGATCGACTTTTGCGGGCTGCCGCCGTTTTTGATCTTCCAGAAGATCAGATCGCTTTCCGGGACCCCGGTTGCATACGCAAGCGCCTTCTGTTTTTCCTTCCAGTCGGCAGAACTGCCGTCATACCGGGATACATGGTTTCCGGTCTGTGATGTGCCGATCGGCTCCCATGATGTATTGGTCATCGTCTCATCGACTACCGCATCTTCACTTGCGCTGTATGTAACCGTTCCTTCGTGTTTCTCGTCCTTTGAGCTTTCTGCGTCCTGTTCACCATCTTCGGACTCATCCTTCACTGTGCCTTCTGCCGTGTCGGACCCTTCTTCCTGATTGTCCGCAGTTTCCTCATCGCCGTCATCAGTCTCGCCTGAATCCGATTCAGCCAGCCCATCCTGATCGTCCAGCACGGTGTTCTCTTCAGGAGAATCATCTATGACGGCGGCCTGATTGTCATCAGGTGCATTTCCGCCTGTGATGATCTTGACACCGACCAGAACGATCAGCAGGACAACAATCGCAATCATCCAATTGAGCATTTTATTCGCTTTGCTGTTCTGCCGCTTGCGGCGCACTCTCGAGAATTCCGGCTTCTGCTCACTCATCTGTCTTCAACTCCATTCCTGTCCGCCTATCCGATTGGACGTCCGGCGGCATCCGATGTTTCACGTAAAAAGCCGCCTTGGTGAGAAGGCGGCATCTCTATATTACTTCACTTCTGTTATTTCAACTTGCATTTCGCCGCCCGGTGTCGTGATTTTCACTTGGTCGCCCTTTTTATGGCCAAGAAGCCCTTTTGCGATCGGTGAGTCATTGGAGATGAGCCCTTCCAGCGGATCCGCCTCAGCAGATCCTACGATCGTATACGTTTCAGTATCGCCTTCAGGTATTTCCTTGAAGGTCACTGTGCTGCCCAGCTGCACTTCGTCTGTCACCGTGTCCTCCGAGATGATGACCGCATTCCGGATCATCGACTCAAGAGACGAGATCTTCCCTTCGATGAACGCCTGGTCCTCTTTCGCGGAATCATACTCCGAGTTCTCAGAGAGGTCCCCGTAGCTTCTTGCAATCTTGATGCGTTCGACGACTTCCTTACGCTTGACCGTCTTCAGCAGCTCAAGTTCTTCTTGTAATTTCTGTTTCCCCGCAACTGTCATCGGATATTTTTTTTCAGAAACCATTTATCTCACTCCTCAATTTGCAAAATCATCAAAATAATATGTCGCACCTAGGAAAAGGTATGCGACATAGCGTCTATTATATGAATATCTGACAACATCATATTACAAATCATTGCCAGAATCAAGAATTGTTTTTATTTTCGTTACCATGAGGTCAATTGCGACTTCGTTATGTCCGCCTTCCGGGATGATTATATCAGCATAACGCTTCGTCGGTTCGATGAACTGGTTATGCATCGGCCGCACGACATTCATGTACTGATCGATGACAGATTCGATTGTCCGTCCGCGTTCGTTGATGTCCCGCAGGATCCGCCGGATGATCCTCAGATCCGCATCCGTATCGACGAACAGTTTGATGTCCATGAGATTTCGGAGCCGCTGATCCTCCAAAATGAGGATACCTTCCAAGATGATGACATCTTTCGGGGCGATTGCGATCGTCTCCGCTGCGCGTGTATGGAGCTCGTAATCATAGACCGGTTTCTCGATCGGCTGCCGGACGAGAAGTTTTTCGATATCCTCTATCAGCAGATCCGTATCGAATGCGAGCGGGTGATCATAGTTTGTTGCAAGCCGCTCCTCAAATCGGAGGTGCGACTGGTCCTTGTAATAGAAATCCTGTTCGATCACGACGACGGAATGCTCCTTGAAGACGTTGTGGATCTTTTTC comes from Sporosarcina trichiuri and encodes:
- a CDS encoding YrrS family protein — its product is MSEQKPEFSRVRRKRQNSKANKMLNWMIAIVVLLIVLVGVKIITGGNAPDDNQAAVIDDSPEENTVLDDQDGLAESDSGETDDGDEETADNQEEGSDTAEGTVKDESEDGEQDAESSKDEKHEGTVTYSASEDAVVDETMTNTSWEPIGTSQTGNHVSRYDGSSADWKEKQKALAYATGVPESDLIFWKIKNGGSPQKSIGIVSTKDKSKKYRVYLEWVDGEGWKPTQMDILNTLDFNY
- the greA gene encoding transcription elongation factor GreA → MVSEKKYPMTVAGKQKLQEELELLKTVKRKEVVERIKIARSYGDLSENSEYDSAKEDQAFIEGKISSLESMIRNAVIISEDTVTDEVQLGSTVTFKEIPEGDTETYTIVGSAEADPLEGLISNDSPIAKGLLGHKKGDQVKITTPGGEMQVEITEVK
- the udk gene encoding uridine kinase — protein: MGTQKPLVIGIAGGSGSGKTSVTKKIHNVFKEHSVVVIEQDFYYKDQSHLRFEERLATNYDHPLAFDTDLLIEDIEKLLVRQPIEKPVYDYELHTRAAETIAIAPKDVIILEGILILEDQRLRNLMDIKLFVDTDADLRIIRRILRDINERGRTIESVIDQYMNVVRPMHNQFIEPTKRYADIIIPEGGHNEVAIDLMVTKIKTILDSGNDL